The Bacteroidota bacterium genome has a segment encoding these proteins:
- the mqnE gene encoding aminofutalosine synthase MqnE has translation MEAYTPYIAEAKLSTEELQIWQKVRATQRLTDADALYLYNSHNLPYLGMLAHHVRTRLHGKHTYFNRNFHIEPTNICIYTCAFCAFARRPGEEGGWEYRLEEIEDQVRAYEGKPITEVHIVGGVHPKRGVEYYGEMIQRIKAIRPGIHVKAFTAVELRVMFARSKMTTEEGLLALRAYGLDSLPGGGAEIFHPDIRSKICDTKADTENWLSIHETAHRLGIPSNCTMLYGHIEQYEHRVDHLSRLRELQDRTGGFNTFIPLKFRDDNNELSYVGETTLIEDLKNYAVSRLYLDNIAHLKAYWPMIGRETTQMALSYGVDDVDGTIDDSTRIYSMAGSEEQTPAMSTLELIHLIKQAGFQPIERDTLYNTLHDYSVEEFAEMAV, from the coding sequence ATGGAAGCCTATACCCCCTACATAGCCGAGGCCAAGCTGAGCACGGAGGAGCTGCAGATATGGCAAAAGGTGCGTGCAACACAGCGGCTTACCGATGCCGATGCCCTGTATCTGTACAACAGCCACAACCTGCCCTATCTGGGTATGCTGGCACACCATGTACGCACGCGGCTGCATGGCAAGCACACGTATTTCAACCGAAACTTCCACATCGAGCCTACCAACATCTGCATCTATACCTGTGCGTTCTGCGCCTTTGCGCGCCGCCCGGGCGAGGAGGGCGGCTGGGAGTACCGGCTGGAGGAGATAGAAGACCAGGTGCGGGCCTACGAGGGCAAGCCCATTACCGAGGTGCACATAGTGGGGGGCGTGCACCCCAAGCGGGGCGTGGAGTACTATGGCGAGATGATCCAGCGTATAAAGGCCATCCGGCCCGGCATACACGTGAAGGCCTTTACGGCTGTAGAGCTGCGCGTGATGTTTGCCCGCAGCAAGATGACGACGGAAGAAGGCCTGCTGGCCCTGCGGGCGTATGGGCTGGATAGCCTGCCGGGTGGGGGGGCAGAGATCTTTCATCCGGACATACGCAGCAAAATATGCGACACGAAAGCCGACACCGAAAACTGGCTGAGCATACACGAAACGGCACACCGCCTGGGCATACCCAGCAACTGCACCATGCTGTATGGCCACATAGAACAATACGAGCACCGCGTAGACCACCTGAGCCGCCTGCGCGAACTGCAAGACCGCACGGGCGGCTTTAATACGTTTATCCCACTGAAGTTTCGCGACGACAACAATGAGCTGAGCTACGTGGGAGAGACCACCCTGATAGAAGACCTGAAAAATTATGCCGTGTCTCGCCTCTATCTGGATAATATTGCCCACCTAAAGGCCTACTGGCCCATGATAGGCCGCGAAACCACCCAGATGGCCCTAAGCTATGGGGTAGATGACGTGGATGGTACCATAGACGATAGCACGCGCATATATAGCATGGCAGGCAGCGAGGAGCAAACCCCCGCCATGAGCACCCTGGAGCTGATTCACCTGATCAAGCAGGCTGGTTTCCAGCCCATAGAGCGAGACACCCTGTACAATACCCTGCACGACTATAGTGTGGAGGAGTTTGCCGAAATGGCCGTATAG
- a CDS encoding histidine phosphatase family protein — protein MNPLRLYLFRHGQTDYNQQQIMQGGGIDSDLNEAGQQQARAFFEYYKETPFVACYSSGLRRTRQTLKPWAEVGLRPVPLLELNELCWGVLEGKQRDPQVNQLLSHAIQTWSGGDTHYAVRGGESPEQVWARLAPRMDYLLQQHTQGNVLICTHGRTLRILLCQLLGYGLPQMQLFAHTNTGLNILRRSGDRFIPELINDTAHLS, from the coding sequence ATGAACCCCCTCCGCCTGTATTTGTTTCGGCATGGCCAAACGGACTATAACCAGCAGCAGATCATGCAGGGAGGGGGGATAGATAGCGACCTGAACGAGGCAGGACAGCAGCAGGCCCGGGCCTTCTTTGAGTATTACAAAGAAACCCCCTTTGTGGCCTGCTACAGCAGTGGGCTGCGGCGCACACGCCAAACCCTGAAGCCCTGGGCCGAAGTGGGGCTGCGGCCCGTGCCGCTGCTGGAGCTAAACGAGCTATGCTGGGGGGTGCTGGAGGGCAAACAGCGCGATCCACAAGTAAACCAGCTGCTCAGCCACGCCATACAGACCTGGAGTGGCGGCGACACGCACTACGCCGTGCGCGGTGGCGAAAGCCCCGAGCAGGTGTGGGCACGCCTGGCCCCGCGCATGGACTACCTGCTGCAGCAGCACACACAGGGCAATGTGCTGATCTGTACCCATGGCCGCACACTGCGCATCCTGCTGTGCCAGCTGCTGGGCTATGGCCTGCCGCAGATGCAACTATTTGCCCACACCAATACAGGCCTCAACATCCTGCGCCGCAGTGGCGACCGTTTTATACCCGAGCTCATTAACGATACCGCCCATTTGTCATGA